One segment of Dermochelys coriacea isolate rDerCor1 chromosome 27, rDerCor1.pri.v4, whole genome shotgun sequence DNA contains the following:
- the RAB5C gene encoding ras-related protein Rab-5C — MAGRGGAARPNGPAAGNKICQFKLVLLGESAVGKSSLVLRFVKGQFHEYQESTIGAAFLTQTVCLDDTTVKFEIWDTAGQERYHSLAPMYYRGAQAAIVVYDITNPDTFVRAKNWVKELQRQASPNIVIALAGNKADLASKRAVDFQEAQTYADDNSLLFMETSAKTAMNVNEIFMAIAKKLPKNEPQNAAGTQGRNRGVDLQETSQPSRSQCCSN; from the exons ATGGCGGGTCGAGGTGGAGCTGCTCGACCGAATGGACCAGCTGCTGGAAACAAAATTTGCCAGTTTAAACTTGTCCTCTTGGGGGAGTCTGCAGTGGGGAAATCCAGCCTTGTCCTGCGGTTTGTCAAGGGCCAGTTTCATGAGTACCAGGAAAGCACAATTGGAG CCGCCTTCCTAACGCAGACCGTCTGTCTGGATGACACGACGGTGAAGTTTGAGATCTGGGATACAGCAGGACAAGAGAGATACCACAGCTTGGCCCCGATGTATTACAGAGGAGCCCAGGCAGCTATTGTCGTCTACGACATCACCAACCCA GACACGTTTGTACGAGCCAAGAACTGggtgaaggagctgcagaggcaggccAGCCCCAACATTGTAATTGCATTAGCAGGCAACAAGGCCGATCTTGCCAGCAAGAGAGCTGTGGACTTCCAG GAAGCCCAGACATATGCAGACGACAACAGCTTGCTGTTCATGGAGACCTCTGCAAAGACTGCAATGAATGTGAATGAAATCTTTATGGCAATCG CCAAGAAGCTGCCAAAAAATGAACCCCAAAATGCTgctggcactcagggcaggaATCGGGGCGTGGACCTGCAAGAGACCAGCCAGCCCAGCAGGAGCCAGTGCTGCAGCAACTGA